A stretch of the Vigna radiata var. radiata cultivar VC1973A unplaced genomic scaffold, Vradiata_ver6 scaffold_43, whole genome shotgun sequence genome encodes the following:
- the LOC106752734 gene encoding probable WRKY transcription factor 51 has protein sequence MENYFGNPNFCHSAVVNMAASPASEFKISDYLILEDVVDYHHEECWSLSTETESSEKANSSDASHGFGDATSSITTTTNNNIKCKNKGIKQKKAEVSQSITFRTRSQLEIMDDGYKWRKYGKKTVKNNSNPRNYYKCSGAGCSVKKRVERDRNDSNYVLTTYVGVHNHHTPSSYYTQMPLLHSDDWNLHPSATQNS, from the exons ATGGAAAACTATTTTGGAAACCCTAATTTCTGTCACTCTGCCGTGGTCAACATGGCAGCATCTCCAGCCTCCGAGTTCAAGATATCTGATTATCTTATATTGGAAGATGTTGTTGATTATCATCATGAAGAGTGTTGGTCACTAAGCACTGAAACTGAATCATCGGAGAAAGCAAACTCTAGCGATGCCAGTCATGGATTTGGTGATGCAACCTcctccatcaccaccaccaccaacaacaacat AAAGTGCAAAAATAAAGGGATTAAGCAAAAGAAGGCAGAAGTGAGTCAAAGCATCACGTTTAGAACCAGATCGCAGCTCGAGATCATGGATGATGGATATAAATGGAGGAAATACGGAAAGAAGACAGTGAAGAACAATTCCAACCCAAG GAACTACTACAAGTGTTCAGGTGCAGGATGCAGTGTGAAGAAAAGGGTGGAAAGAGACAGAAATGACTCGAACTATGTTCTAACAACGTACGTAGGTGTCCACAATCACCACACCCCGTCTTCCTATTACACCCAAATGCCTTTGTTGCATTCTGATGATTGGAACCTTCACCCTTCTGCAACTCAAAACTCATAG
- the LOC106752692 gene encoding glucan endo-1,3-beta-glucosidase 8, giving the protein MALMEFCMWGFYLILVLAQYQFEDAQGAESVPGLGINWGALASHPLNPNIVVNMLKDNGIKKVKLFDADPWTVGALAGTDIEVMVGIPNDQLSKFAASSHTADDWVKANITKHLHGRHGVVNIRYVSVGNEPFMKAYNGAYVESTFPAMQNIHRAIDKAGLADTVKVTTALNADVYESPSNNPSDGDFRSDIRDAMQQVLSFLHETNSPFLVNIYPFLSLYQNDNFPVEFAFFDGQGGTVQDKDVQYSNAFDANLDTLVWSLRKAGYPNMRIVVGEIGWPTDGDKNANKKNAKRFFQGLLKKMAKKQGSPLRPGALEMYLFSVSDENMKSIEPGKFERHWGIFGYDGSVKFPIDFSGEGQEKWPVAAKGVVYQDRIWCILNPDNKNLSLLPSAMDYACAAADCTSLGFGCSCDNLDLATNASYAFNQYFQTRDQSVQACNFNGLATIVKQDPSRGTCIFPIEIDSSRHMLRPIHTLGTLSIAFVFFFITFT; this is encoded by the exons ATGGCTCTTATGGAGTTCTGTATGTGGGGgttttatttgatattggtGTTAGCTCAGTACCAATTCGAAGATGCCCAAGGTGCAGAGTCCGTACCAGGTCTTGGCATCAATTGGGGTGCATTAGCATCCCACCCTTTGAATCCCAACATTGTGGTAAATATGTTGAAAGACAACGGAATCAAGAAGGTAAAACTCTTCGATGCAGATCCTTGGACCGTTGGTGCTTTGGCTGGAACAGACATTGAAGTCATGGTGGGAATTCCTAATGATCAATTGAGTAAATTTGCTGCAAGTAGCCATACTGCAGACGATTGGGTGAAAGCAAACATCACCAAACATCTTCATGGTCGTCATGGAGTCGTAAACATCAG ATACGTATCTGTCGGAAATGAACCATTCATGAAAGCTTACAATGGTGCGTATGTGGAGAGCACATTCCCAGCAATGCAAAATATTCATAGGGCCATCGACAAGGCTGGTCTTGCAGACACAGTGAAGGTGACTACAGCTTTAAATGCTGATGTTTATGAGTCTCCTTCAAACAATCCCTCAGATGGAGATTTTCGGAGTGATATTCGTGACGCTATGCAACAAGTACTAAGTTTCCTTCACGAAACGAACTCCCCATTTCTTGTTAACATATACCCTTTCCTTAGTCTCTACCAGAATGACAATTTTCCAGTAGAATTTGCCTTCTTTGACGGTCAAGGAGGAACAGTTCAAGACAAGGACGTGCAATATAGCAACGCGTTCGACGCAAATTTAGACACCCTTGTTTGGTCATTGAGAAAAGCTGGCTACCCTAACATGAGAATTGTGGTTGGTGAAATTGGATGGCCAACTGATGGTGACAAAAATGCGAATAAGAAGAATGCAAAAAGGTTCTTCCAAGGGCTACTGAAGAAAATGGCAAAGAAGCAGGGAAGCCCACTTCGGCCTGGAGCCCTGGAGATGTATCTATTTTCTGTGAGTGATGAGAACATGAAGAGTATTGAGCCTGGTAAATTTGAGCGTCACTGGGGAATTTTTGGGTACGATGGAAGTGTTAAGTTTCCGATTGATTTTTCTGGTGAGGGACAAGAGAAATGGCCTGTAGCAGCGAAAGGTGTTGTGTACCAGGATCGCATATGGTGTATCCTAAACCCTGATAATAAGAACTTGAGCCTTCTACCAAGTGCAATGGACTATGCTTGTGCTGCTGCTGATTGCACCAGCCTAGGGTTTGGTTGTTCTTGTGATAATTTAGACTTAGCTACCAATGCTTCCTATGCTTTCAACCAGTACTTTCAAACAAGGGACCAAAGTGTTCAGGCTTGCAATTTCAATGGCTTAGCCACTATTGTTAAACAGGATCCATCCAGAGGAACTTGCATATTCCCTATAGAAATTGATAGCAGTCGTCACATGCTAAGACCAATTCATACTCTTGGAACCCTTTCCATTGCCTTCGTATTCTTTTTTATCACATTCACATag